The following coding sequences are from one Pongo abelii isolate AG06213 chromosome 3, NHGRI_mPonAbe1-v2.0_pri, whole genome shotgun sequence window:
- the NPFFR2 gene encoding neuropeptide FF receptor 2, whose translation MNEKWDTNSSENWHPIWNVNDTKHHLYSDINITYVNYYLHQPQVAAIFIISYFLIFFLCIVGNTVVCFIVMRNKHMDTVTNLFILNLAISDLLVGIFCMPITLLDNIIAGWPFGNTMCKICGLVQGISVAASVFTLVAIAVDRFRCVVYPFKPKFTIKTAFVIIMIIWVLASTIMSPSAVMLHVQEEKYYRVRLNSQNKTSPVYWCREDWPNQEMRKIYTTVLFANIYLAPLSLIVIMYGRIGISLFRAAVPHTGRQNQEQWHVVSKKKQKVIKMLLIVALLFILSWLPLWSLMMLSDYADLSPNELQIINIYIYPFAHWLAFGNSSVNPIIYGFFNENFRRGFQEAFQLQLCQKRAKPMEAFALKAKSHVLINTSNQLVQESTFQNPHGENLLYRKSAEKPQQELVMEELKETTNSSEI comes from the exons ATGAATGAGAAATGGGACACAAACTCTTCAGAAAACTGGCATCCCATCTGGAATGTCAATGACACAAAGCATCATCTGTACTCAGATATTAATATTACCTATGTGAACTACTATCTTCACCAGCCTCAAGTGGCAGCAATCTTCATTATTTCCTACTTTCTGATCTTCTTTTTGTGCATCGTGGGAAATACTGTGGTTTGCTTTATTGTAATGAGGAACAAACATATGGACACAGTCACTAATCTCTTCATCTTAAACCTGGCCATAAGTGATTTACTAGTCGGCATATTCTGCATGCCTATAACACTGCTGGACAATATTATAGCAG gaTGGCCATTTGGAAACACGATGTGCAAGATCTGTGGATTGGTCCAGGGAATATCTGTCGCAGCTTCAGTCTTTACGTTAGTTGCAATTGCTGTAGATAG GTTCCGGTGTGTGGTCTACCCTTTTAAACCAAAGTTCACTATCAAGACAGCGTTTGTCATTATTATGATCATCTGGGTCCTAGCCAGCACCATTATGTCTCCATCTGCAGTAATGTTACatgtgcaagaagaaaaatattaccgAGTGAGACTCAACTCCCAGAATAAAACCAGTCCAGTCTACTGGTGCCGGGAAGACTGGCCAAATCAGGAAATGAGGAAGATCTACACCACTGTGCTGTTTGCCAACATCTACCTGGCTCCCCTCTCCCTCATTGTCATCATGTATGGAAGGATTGGAATTTCACTCTTCAGGGCTGCGGTTCCTCACACAGGCAGGCAGAACCAGGAGCAGTGGCACGTGGTGTCCAAGAAGAAGCAGAAGGTCATTAAGATGCTCCTGATTGTGGCCCTGCTTTTTATTCTCTCATGGCTGCCCCTGTGGAGTCTAATGATGCTCTCAGACTACGCTGACCTTTCTCCAAATGAACTGCAGATCATCAACATCTACATCTACCCTTTCGCACACTGGCTAGCATTCGGCAACAGCAGTGTCAATCCCATCATTTATGGTTTCTTCAATGAGAATTTCCGCCGTGGTTTCCAAGAAGCTTTCCAGCTCCAGCTCTGCCAAAAAAGAGCAAAGCCGATGGAAGCTTTTGCCCTAAAAGCTAAAAGCCATGTGCTCATAAACACATCTAATCAGCTTGTCCAGGAATCTACATTTCAAAACCCTCATGGGGAAAACTTGCTTTATAGGAAAAGTGCTGAAAAACCCCAACAGGAATTAGTGATGGAAGAATTAAAAGAAACTACTAACAGCAGTGAGATTTAA